A stretch of Myxococcus hansupus DNA encodes these proteins:
- a CDS encoding type I polyketide synthase, giving the protein METQTPLELDDADIAIIGMAGRFPGAPDVERFWENVRDGVESIRFLSEEECRAAGVPEARLKDPAYVRAAAILEEPEQFDAAFFDIPPREAELTDPQHRVFLEVCWEALEHAGYAAREYPGAVSVYGGATLNTYLLMNLARNPRVMESVEPVQINIGNGGDFLTTRVSYKLNLKGASHTVQSACSTSLVAVHQACQSLLNGECDAALAGGVSVNVGMFQGYRYVEGGMTSPDGHCRPFDARAQGTLFGSGAGVVVLKKLRNAVRDGDTVHAVIKGSAINNDGALKAGYTAPSVEGQSQVVAEALAAAGLNAEDVSYVEAHGTATPLGDPIEVQALTQAFRATTERRRFCALGSVKGNVGHLDAAAGITGLLKTVQALRHGQLPPTLHFESPNPAIDFDSSPFYVNAALKPWPSDGEPRRAGVSSFGVGGTNAHVVLEESPRLPSSAQPRRPWQLLPLSAKTPSALEQATRGLLGHLEASSTGQPLADVAWTLQAGRQRFAHRRVVLARDLAEAKAALARAGDAPGAEDAVNRPVAFLFPGQGTQHADMARELYDAEPVFRAEVDRCCELLKPALGMDLRSVLYSRPGEAESTARQLARTELTQPALFTIEYSLARLWMSWGVKPEAMLGHSIGELVAACLAEVFTLEHALQVVAARGKLMQGLPTGSMLAVPLSEDEVQPYLGPDVTLAALNAPMQCVLAGTTEAVARVKQSLADAGVKGTLLDTSHAFHSPMMDPILDAFAARVATAPLRPPKLPFVSNVTGTWITAEQATSPRYWADHLRGAVRFADGVQALLADDKRVLLEVGPGKALGGLAKRHPAFSPSRYLLASLPSVKESQAGEGQAPRAYETLGALWRAGVPVDWKGFHGEARRRVPLPTQPFERRRFWVEPVDVGQPAAPSAQQPVGAPAATPERAPEPEAPRTYHPRPELRTPYVAASSALERALVTLWQDSLGVSPIGVQDNFFELGGDSLVAVQMSDRLKTRLGMEVSASSLYEGVTVQALAALLQPPEAAPKTAAADKDAESLQSRRKQSLEQQRSRRRATDDSDL; this is encoded by the coding sequence GTGGAGACGCAAACGCCGCTGGAGCTGGACGACGCCGACATCGCCATCATTGGAATGGCGGGGCGTTTTCCAGGCGCACCCGACGTGGAGCGCTTCTGGGAGAACGTACGGGATGGAGTGGAGTCCATCCGCTTCCTCTCCGAGGAGGAGTGCCGCGCCGCCGGCGTGCCCGAGGCCCGGCTGAAGGACCCCGCCTATGTCCGGGCAGCGGCCATCCTGGAGGAGCCCGAGCAGTTCGACGCGGCCTTCTTCGACATCCCGCCGCGCGAGGCGGAGCTCACGGACCCCCAGCACCGCGTCTTCCTGGAGGTCTGCTGGGAAGCCCTGGAGCACGCGGGGTACGCGGCGCGCGAGTACCCGGGCGCGGTCTCCGTGTACGGCGGCGCCACGTTGAACACGTACCTGCTCATGAACCTGGCGCGCAATCCGCGCGTCATGGAGTCCGTCGAGCCGGTGCAGATCAACATCGGCAACGGCGGCGACTTCCTCACCACGCGCGTCTCGTACAAGCTCAACCTCAAGGGCGCCAGCCACACCGTCCAGAGCGCGTGCTCCACCTCGCTGGTGGCGGTCCACCAGGCCTGCCAGAGCCTGCTCAACGGCGAGTGTGACGCGGCGCTCGCCGGAGGCGTCTCCGTCAACGTCGGGATGTTCCAGGGCTACCGGTACGTGGAGGGGGGAATGACCTCTCCCGACGGCCACTGCCGACCCTTCGACGCGCGGGCCCAGGGCACGTTGTTCGGCAGCGGCGCGGGTGTGGTGGTCCTCAAGAAGCTCCGCAACGCGGTCCGGGATGGCGACACCGTCCACGCGGTCATCAAGGGCTCTGCCATCAACAACGATGGTGCGCTGAAGGCCGGCTACACCGCGCCCAGCGTCGAAGGCCAGTCGCAGGTCGTCGCGGAGGCCCTGGCCGCCGCCGGCCTGAACGCGGAGGACGTCTCGTACGTGGAGGCCCACGGCACCGCGACGCCGCTGGGAGACCCCATCGAGGTCCAGGCGCTGACGCAGGCGTTCCGCGCCACCACCGAGCGCCGCCGCTTCTGCGCGCTCGGTTCGGTGAAGGGGAACGTGGGCCACCTGGACGCGGCGGCGGGAATCACCGGCCTGCTCAAGACGGTGCAGGCGCTGCGCCACGGCCAGCTCCCGCCGACGCTCCACTTCGAGAGCCCCAACCCCGCCATCGACTTCGACAGCAGCCCCTTCTACGTCAACGCCGCCCTGAAGCCCTGGCCGTCGGATGGCGAGCCTCGGCGCGCGGGGGTGAGTTCGTTCGGCGTGGGTGGCACCAACGCCCATGTCGTCCTGGAGGAATCGCCCCGGCTGCCGTCCAGCGCGCAGCCTCGCAGGCCGTGGCAACTGCTGCCCCTGTCCGCCAAGACGCCTTCGGCGCTGGAGCAGGCCACGCGCGGACTCCTGGGGCACCTGGAGGCTTCGTCCACGGGGCAGCCGTTGGCCGACGTGGCGTGGACGCTTCAGGCGGGGCGGCAACGCTTCGCGCATCGCCGCGTCGTCCTGGCGCGTGACCTCGCCGAGGCAAAGGCCGCGTTGGCGCGAGCGGGTGATGCGCCCGGCGCCGAGGATGCCGTGAACCGGCCGGTGGCGTTCCTGTTCCCCGGCCAGGGCACGCAGCACGCCGACATGGCGCGTGAACTCTATGACGCGGAGCCGGTGTTTCGCGCGGAGGTGGACCGCTGCTGCGAGCTGCTGAAGCCCGCGCTGGGCATGGACCTGCGCTCGGTCCTGTACTCGCGGCCCGGCGAGGCGGAGAGCACGGCGCGGCAGCTCGCGCGGACCGAACTCACCCAGCCCGCCCTCTTCACCATCGAGTACTCGCTGGCGCGCCTGTGGATGTCGTGGGGCGTGAAGCCGGAGGCGATGCTGGGGCACAGCATTGGCGAGCTGGTGGCCGCGTGCCTCGCGGAGGTCTTCACGCTGGAGCACGCGCTCCAGGTGGTGGCGGCGCGCGGGAAGCTGATGCAGGGGCTGCCCACGGGCTCGATGCTCGCGGTGCCGCTGTCCGAGGACGAGGTGCAGCCCTACCTGGGGCCCGACGTGACGCTGGCCGCGCTCAACGCGCCCATGCAGTGCGTGCTCGCGGGAACGACCGAGGCCGTGGCGCGGGTCAAACAGTCGCTGGCGGACGCGGGCGTGAAGGGCACGCTGCTGGACACGTCGCATGCCTTCCATTCGCCGATGATGGACCCCATCCTCGACGCCTTCGCCGCTCGGGTGGCCACCGCGCCCCTGCGCCCGCCGAAGTTGCCGTTCGTGTCCAACGTCACCGGGACGTGGATTACCGCCGAGCAGGCCACGAGCCCTCGTTACTGGGCGGACCACCTGCGTGGCGCCGTTCGCTTCGCCGACGGCGTCCAGGCGCTGCTCGCGGACGACAAGCGCGTGTTGTTGGAGGTGGGCCCGGGGAAGGCGCTGGGCGGTCTGGCGAAGCGTCACCCGGCCTTCTCCCCGTCGCGGTATCTGCTGGCCTCGCTGCCGTCGGTCAAGGAGTCGCAGGCAGGTGAGGGGCAGGCGCCCCGTGCCTACGAGACGTTGGGGGCGTTGTGGCGCGCGGGTGTGCCGGTGGACTGGAAGGGTTTCCACGGCGAGGCCCGTCGCCGCGTTCCCTTGCCCACCCAGCCGTTCGAGCGCCGTCGCTTCTGGGTGGAGCCCGTGGACGTCGGGCAGCCCGCGGCGCCATCGGCGCAGCAGCCGGTGGGCGCACCCGCCGCGACGCCTGAGCGGGCCCCCGAGCCGGAGGCGCCGCGCACGTATCACCCGCGCCCGGAGCTGCGCACGCCGTATGTCGCGGCCAGCTCGGCACTGGAGCGTGCGCTCGTGACGCTCTGGCAGGACTCGCTGGGCGTGTCGCCCATTGGTGTCCAGGACAACTTCTTCGAGCTGGGCGGTGACTCGCTCGTCGCGGTGCAGATGAGCGACCGGCTCAAGACGCGTCTGGGCATGGAGGTGTCGGCCTCGAGTCTGTACGAAGGCGTGACGGTGCAGGCCCTCGCCGCGCTGCTTCAGCCGCCGGAGGCCGCTCCGAAGACCGCCGCCGCCGACAAGGACGCGGAATCGCTCCAGTCCCGCAGGAAGCAGTCGCTGGAGCAACAACGCTCGCGCCGCCGCGCGACGGACGATTCGGACCTGTAG
- a CDS encoding glycosyltransferase — protein MRAVLTNFGSTGDILPFVALAQELRRHGHHPVLALPPSFEPLARAQGVPFTPVGPDLSHAQDDITRQMMVSPDRIGEGDHLQSLFTPLATGLPRMLEDLRAACAGADVLISGRVQPAARMVHDLTRIPLVSVYVEHSGSGGGHPAFLEAVRRLINPVRQNAGLPPFHNPLVDGESPQLVLYAMSQHVRPPPRDLPGHHHMVGYFYLEGDALAWTPPDALKDFLAEGEPPLFFTFGSLLHQDPEAFTQLLVDAALRSGRRAIIQSGASRLAKQALPPGFLAVDGMLPYSWLFPRTACVVHHSGAGTCSLAFRAGTPQVLVPHAYDQFLWADLGFDRGCAPAPLPASQLTAARLGDAIREALTSPRIREASTAVGERVRGEQGLMVARQHIEQLLTRLGGAQPAAAQTGATDEDEDTSSGPRRRSALEQQRLRRRSH, from the coding sequence ATGCGCGCGGTGCTGACAAACTTCGGAAGTACGGGAGACATCCTGCCCTTCGTGGCCCTGGCCCAGGAGCTGCGACGCCATGGGCATCATCCCGTGCTCGCGCTGCCGCCCTCGTTCGAGCCGCTCGCCCGCGCCCAGGGCGTGCCGTTCACGCCGGTGGGCCCGGATCTGAGCCACGCGCAAGACGACATCACCCGGCAGATGATGGTGAGCCCGGACCGCATCGGTGAGGGCGATCATCTCCAGTCGCTCTTCACGCCGCTGGCCACCGGGTTGCCTCGCATGCTCGAGGACCTGCGCGCCGCCTGCGCCGGAGCGGACGTCCTCATCAGCGGACGCGTGCAGCCCGCGGCGCGAATGGTCCACGACCTCACGCGCATCCCGCTGGTGTCCGTCTACGTGGAGCACTCCGGCAGCGGCGGAGGGCACCCCGCGTTTCTCGAGGCCGTGCGGCGTCTCATCAATCCCGTGAGACAAAACGCCGGGCTGCCGCCGTTTCACAATCCGCTGGTGGACGGGGAATCACCGCAGCTTGTCCTGTATGCGATGAGCCAGCACGTGCGCCCGCCGCCGCGTGATTTGCCGGGGCACCACCACATGGTGGGCTACTTCTACCTGGAGGGCGATGCGCTGGCGTGGACCCCGCCCGACGCGCTGAAGGACTTCCTGGCCGAGGGCGAGCCCCCGCTGTTCTTCACCTTCGGAAGCCTGCTGCACCAGGACCCGGAAGCCTTCACGCAATTGCTGGTGGACGCCGCGCTCCGCTCGGGCCGGCGGGCCATCATCCAGAGCGGCGCCAGCCGGCTGGCGAAGCAGGCGCTGCCGCCGGGCTTCCTCGCCGTGGATGGCATGCTGCCGTATTCGTGGCTCTTCCCGCGCACCGCCTGTGTCGTGCACCACAGCGGCGCGGGAACCTGCTCGCTGGCTTTCCGAGCGGGTACGCCGCAGGTGTTGGTGCCGCATGCCTACGATCAGTTCCTCTGGGCGGACCTGGGCTTCGACCGCGGCTGCGCGCCGGCGCCCCTGCCCGCTTCACAACTGACGGCCGCGCGCCTGGGTGACGCCATCCGCGAGGCATTGACGTCTCCGCGAATCCGCGAAGCGTCCACCGCGGTGGGCGAGCGCGTCCGGGGCGAGCAGGGCCTCATGGTCGCGCGGCAACACATCGAACAGTTGCTGACGCGGCTGGGTGGCGCGCAGCCCGCGGCGGCCCAGACGGGCGCGACCGACGAAGACGAAGACACCTCCTCCGGCCCACGCAGGCGCTCCGCACTGGAGCAGCAGCGCCTCCGCAGGCGGAGCCACTGA
- a CDS encoding type I polyketide synthase: protein MSQSTEYQGDASLAVAIVGMAVRVPGAEDVEAFWRNLREGIESIRHFTDDELRALGVSPEALAHPQFVRSAPVLERPGRFDASFFGYSPREAEVLDPQHRVFLECAWTALEHAGYAPGRIPGATAVFAGSSLSSYLLFNLLSRAEFQQAEDTFPAMVANDKDFLATRVAYHLDLKGPALTVQTGCSTSLVATHLACQSLLGYQSDIALAGGVSVHMPQRTGYVHQEGGITSPDGHCRAFDAKGQGTLFGSGAGVVVLKRLEDALADGDTIHAVIRGSAINNDGSAKVGFVAPSVEGQTEVISRAQAMAEVAPESIAYVETHGTATQLGDPVEVEALTQAFRAGTEAKGFCGLGSVKTNVGHLDAAAGVTGLIKTTLALEHRELPPSLFFESPNPRIDFANSPFYVNAALKPWAAGDAPRRAGVSSFGIGGTNAHVILEEAPATAPGGEARPWQVLALSAKTPTALEARTASLLAHLKAHPEQALADVAWTLQMGRKPLEHRRVVVCQDRDDALQVLESRDPQRTFSLSPGATRPSVVFMFPGGGAQYADMGRGLYASEPVYREAVDRCCELLRPKLGFDLRTILHPDAANLAAVQQRIKKTSVALPSLFTVEYATARLWESWGVKPEALIGHSLGEYAAACLAGVFSLEDALSLVVKRGQLFEELPGGGMLSVPLPEAEVLPLLGDQLSVAAVNGAAQCAVAGTVEAIEALAAELTRREVEFRHIQIDVAAHSHLVEPLLGRFQAFVAGLTRNAPSLPFVSNVTGTWITPEEAVDPVYWTRHLRQTVRFSEGVAVLREQPGRVFLEVGPGRTLSTLVRLRTAGAAAPVVLSSVRHPQDPMADDAFLAMSLGRLWTAGVEVDWSAVHHSARRLRVPLPTYAFEGQDYWLAPEAASTRQRGVARKGADLAGWFYLSAWRAAPLPLTRAAPATLKGWLLFVDSGGVGQALAERLRQQGHVVTTVEAGASFSRLDTHRYVVDPRVREDLGAVLRALKESPRPVEQVVHLWSLDAASSFDEAQELGFYSVLRCFQALTEVSPDAEVDLTVVGREALEVESADTVAPERATLPALCKVIPQEQPSLTCRYVDARGPGTVDALLREVTSGSTDPVVAWRGRHRHVQQHESLRLEADSLTGTPLKQGGAYLITGGLGGVGLMLADALARRCQAKLVLVGRAGLKGDTGGRQRAVQALEAAGAQVLVLSADVADEARMREVVAEAEQRFGPLSGVIHAAGLAGDRAVGLLSGLDAASCAAHFRAKAHGTLVLERVLAGRTLDFVMLLSSNAAVLGGLGLAAYGAANAFLDAFAASRSRDGARWLSTNWDGWPVAEEGAAKVRTSIDQFAMSADEAVEAFRRVVEAPLSGQVVVSTGGLDARLAQWLRRGRVVETPAAAGGALHARPALGTDYVPPANDAERTLAQVWQEMLGLEQLGVHDNFFDLGGNSLLWLKIVGRLKRELGRDVPLTSVFEAPTVALLAKKLAQPAGAAAEAPVLDASQSRGAQRRERRSRRD from the coding sequence ATGAGCCAGAGCACCGAGTACCAGGGAGATGCGAGCCTCGCCGTGGCCATCGTGGGCATGGCCGTGCGCGTGCCGGGCGCGGAGGACGTGGAGGCCTTCTGGCGGAACCTGCGCGAAGGCATCGAGTCCATCCGCCACTTCACGGACGATGAGCTGCGGGCGCTCGGTGTGTCGCCGGAGGCGTTGGCCCATCCCCAGTTCGTCCGCTCGGCCCCGGTGCTGGAGCGGCCGGGCCGGTTCGATGCGTCCTTCTTCGGTTATTCGCCGAGGGAGGCCGAGGTGCTCGACCCCCAGCACCGCGTCTTCCTGGAGTGTGCCTGGACGGCGCTGGAGCACGCGGGTTACGCCCCGGGCCGCATCCCGGGCGCGACCGCCGTCTTCGCGGGCTCCAGCCTGAGCAGCTACCTGCTGTTCAACCTGCTGTCGCGCGCCGAGTTCCAGCAGGCCGAGGACACGTTCCCGGCCATGGTGGCCAACGACAAGGACTTCCTGGCCACCCGGGTGGCCTATCACCTGGACTTGAAGGGCCCCGCGCTCACCGTGCAGACGGGGTGCTCCACGTCGCTGGTGGCCACCCATCTGGCCTGCCAGTCGCTGCTCGGCTACCAGAGTGACATCGCGCTCGCGGGCGGCGTGTCCGTGCACATGCCGCAGCGCACGGGCTACGTGCACCAGGAGGGCGGCATCACCTCTCCGGACGGGCACTGCCGCGCCTTCGACGCGAAGGGGCAGGGCACGCTGTTCGGCAGCGGTGCCGGCGTCGTCGTCCTCAAGCGGTTGGAGGACGCGCTGGCGGATGGTGACACCATCCACGCCGTCATCCGCGGCTCGGCCATCAACAACGATGGCTCCGCGAAGGTGGGCTTCGTCGCCCCGAGCGTGGAAGGCCAGACGGAGGTCATCTCCCGCGCGCAGGCCATGGCCGAGGTGGCGCCGGAATCCATCGCCTACGTGGAGACCCATGGCACCGCCACGCAGCTTGGCGACCCGGTGGAGGTCGAAGCGCTGACCCAGGCCTTCCGTGCGGGCACGGAGGCGAAGGGCTTCTGCGGCCTTGGTTCGGTGAAGACGAACGTGGGCCATCTGGACGCGGCCGCCGGTGTCACGGGGCTCATCAAGACCACGCTGGCGCTGGAGCACCGGGAGCTGCCGCCCAGCCTGTTCTTCGAGTCACCCAATCCACGCATCGACTTCGCGAACAGCCCCTTCTACGTCAACGCCGCGTTGAAGCCGTGGGCCGCCGGCGACGCACCTCGGCGCGCGGGCGTGAGCTCATTTGGCATTGGCGGCACCAACGCCCACGTCATCCTGGAGGAGGCTCCGGCCACCGCGCCGGGCGGCGAGGCGCGACCCTGGCAGGTGCTGGCGCTGTCCGCGAAGACGCCCACCGCGTTGGAGGCGAGGACGGCCTCGTTGCTGGCCCACCTCAAGGCCCATCCCGAGCAGGCACTGGCGGACGTGGCCTGGACGCTCCAGATGGGGCGCAAGCCGCTGGAGCACCGGCGCGTGGTGGTGTGCCAGGACCGCGATGACGCGCTCCAGGTGTTGGAGTCGCGCGACCCGCAGCGCACCTTCTCGTTGTCGCCAGGGGCCACGCGGCCCTCGGTCGTCTTCATGTTCCCCGGCGGCGGCGCGCAGTACGCGGACATGGGGCGTGGGCTGTACGCCTCCGAGCCCGTGTATCGCGAGGCGGTGGACCGCTGCTGCGAGCTGCTGCGCCCCAAGCTGGGCTTCGACCTGCGGACGATTCTCCACCCCGACGCGGCGAACCTGGCCGCGGTGCAGCAGCGCATCAAGAAGACGTCGGTGGCGCTGCCCTCGCTGTTCACGGTGGAGTACGCCACCGCGCGCCTCTGGGAGTCCTGGGGCGTGAAGCCCGAGGCGCTCATCGGCCACAGCCTGGGCGAGTACGCCGCGGCGTGCCTGGCGGGTGTCTTCTCGCTGGAGGACGCGCTGTCGCTGGTGGTGAAGCGGGGGCAGCTCTTCGAGGAGCTCCCCGGGGGCGGCATGTTGAGCGTCCCGCTGCCCGAGGCGGAGGTCCTTCCGTTGCTGGGTGACCAGCTCTCCGTCGCGGCGGTGAACGGCGCCGCGCAGTGCGCGGTGGCCGGGACGGTGGAGGCCATCGAGGCGCTCGCCGCGGAGCTCACGCGCCGCGAGGTGGAGTTCCGGCACATCCAGATTGACGTGGCGGCGCACTCGCACCTGGTGGAGCCGCTGTTGGGGCGCTTCCAGGCCTTCGTGGCGGGCCTCACGCGCAACGCCCCGTCGCTGCCCTTCGTCTCCAATGTCACCGGCACCTGGATTACGCCCGAGGAGGCGGTGGACCCGGTGTATTGGACCCGGCACCTTCGCCAGACGGTGCGCTTCAGCGAAGGCGTCGCCGTGCTGCGCGAGCAGCCCGGCCGCGTGTTCCTGGAAGTGGGCCCGGGCCGGACACTCAGCACGCTGGTTCGCCTGCGCACGGCGGGGGCCGCGGCGCCCGTGGTGTTGTCCTCGGTTCGCCACCCCCAGGACCCGATGGCGGACGATGCCTTCCTGGCCATGTCGCTGGGCCGGCTCTGGACCGCGGGCGTCGAGGTGGACTGGTCCGCGGTGCACCATTCCGCGCGGCGCCTTCGCGTGCCGCTGCCCACCTACGCCTTCGAGGGCCAGGACTACTGGCTCGCGCCCGAGGCCGCTTCCACGCGTCAGCGCGGTGTGGCCCGCAAGGGCGCGGACCTCGCGGGGTGGTTCTACCTGTCGGCCTGGCGGGCAGCGCCGTTGCCGCTGACGCGTGCGGCCCCCGCGACGCTCAAGGGCTGGCTGCTCTTCGTGGACAGCGGTGGCGTGGGACAGGCCCTGGCCGAGCGGCTGCGGCAGCAGGGGCACGTGGTCACCACGGTGGAGGCGGGTGCGAGCTTCTCCCGGCTGGACACGCATCGCTATGTCGTGGACCCGCGCGTGCGGGAAGACCTCGGCGCCGTGTTGCGCGCGCTGAAGGAGTCTCCCCGCCCCGTGGAGCAGGTTGTTCACCTGTGGAGCCTGGATGCGGCGTCCAGCTTCGACGAAGCGCAGGAACTCGGCTTCTACAGCGTCCTGCGGTGCTTCCAGGCGCTCACCGAGGTGTCTCCGGACGCCGAGGTCGACCTGACCGTCGTGGGCCGTGAGGCGCTGGAGGTGGAGAGCGCCGACACCGTGGCCCCCGAGCGCGCCACGCTGCCGGCCTTGTGCAAGGTCATCCCGCAGGAGCAGCCGTCGTTGACGTGCCGCTACGTGGATGCTCGTGGTCCGGGCACCGTCGATGCGCTGCTGCGCGAGGTGACGTCGGGGTCCACGGACCCCGTGGTCGCGTGGCGCGGCCGGCATCGGCACGTGCAGCAGCACGAGTCCCTGCGGCTGGAGGCTGACTCCCTGACGGGGACGCCGCTGAAGCAGGGCGGTGCGTACCTCATCACGGGTGGTCTGGGCGGCGTGGGCTTGATGCTCGCGGACGCCCTGGCGCGGCGCTGCCAGGCGAAGCTGGTGCTGGTGGGGCGCGCGGGGCTGAAGGGCGACACGGGCGGTCGCCAGCGCGCGGTGCAGGCGCTGGAAGCGGCGGGGGCGCAGGTCCTGGTGCTGAGCGCCGACGTCGCGGACGAAGCGCGGATGCGCGAGGTGGTGGCGGAGGCGGAGCAGCGCTTCGGCCCCCTGTCGGGCGTCATTCATGCCGCGGGTCTCGCGGGCGACCGGGCCGTGGGCTTGCTCTCCGGGCTGGATGCGGCGTCCTGCGCGGCGCACTTCCGGGCGAAGGCGCATGGCACGCTGGTGCTGGAGCGGGTGCTCGCGGGCCGCACGCTGGACTTCGTGATGCTCCTGTCCTCCAACGCCGCGGTGCTGGGCGGCCTGGGCCTGGCGGCGTACGGCGCGGCCAACGCGTTCCTGGATGCCTTCGCGGCGTCTCGCTCGCGGGATGGGGCGCGCTGGCTGAGCACCAACTGGGACGGGTGGCCCGTGGCGGAGGAGGGCGCGGCGAAGGTGCGAACGAGCATCGACCAGTTCGCCATGTCCGCCGACGAAGCCGTGGAGGCCTTCCGCCGGGTGGTGGAGGCGCCGCTGAGTGGACAAGTGGTGGTGTCCACCGGTGGGCTGGACGCGCGGCTGGCGCAGTGGCTGCGGCGGGGCCGAGTGGTGGAGACGCCAGCGGCCGCGGGCGGCGCGCTGCATGCCCGGCCCGCGTTGGGCACGGACTATGTTCCGCCCGCCAACGACGCGGAGCGCACGCTCGCCCAGGTGTGGCAGGAGATGCTGGGCCTGGAGCAGCTCGGCGTGCACGACAACTTCTTCGACCTCGGGGGCAACTCGCTCTTGTGGCTGAAGATTGTCGGCCGGCTGAAGCGCGAGCTGGGCCGAGATGTACCGCTGACCTCCGTATTCGAGGCGCCCACCGTGGCCCTGTTGGCGAAGAAGCTGGCGCAGCCCGCGGGCGCGGCGGCCGAAGCCCCCGTCCTGGATGCGAGCCAAAGCCGCGGCGCTCAGCGCCGGGAGCGCCGCAGCCGGCGGGACTGA